From the genome of Streptomyces sp. NBC_01304:
GATCATGCCCTCGGTGAGCGCGACGTTGGTGCAGCCGCCGCCCCAGGAGCAGGCCCGCGAGGAGACCAGCTTGGCGCCGGGCGCCGCGCCGTTCATCTTGCCGCCGAACAGCGAGTTGGCGGCGGTGATGCCCGCGACGTGCGTGCCGTGCTCGGACTCGATGATGCCGATGTTGACGAAGTCGGACTTCGCGCCGGCCGCGTTGTAGACGACGTCCTTGCGGACCTCGACCACGAACGGCACGCGCTCGACGACATCGGTCGCCGGGTCGTCCTTGCCGAAGTAGCCGACCTGGAAGCCGCTCTTGTACGGCTTCATGGCTTCGTCGTTGGTGAAGTTCTTGTCGTCGTTCAGGTCGACCCGGACCGTGCCCGCGGCGGCGTCGTACAGGATGCCCCACACGTCGGTGGTGTCGCCGTCCCGGTTCAGGTCGCCGTTCGCGTCGCCGCCGGTGGAGGCGGACTCGCGGAAGTACTGCACCTGGTAGCTGCCCGCGGGGGCGGTCCACGTCTTGCCGTCGAAGGTGAACGTCGGCCCGGTCACCGGGGCGACCGCGTTCATCCGGCGCCAGGTCGGGTCGGCGTCGACCACCGGGTCGGTGGCGGTGACCCAGTCGGTGATCTTGCGCTCACCGGTGGTGGTCTTCTGCAGCGCCGGGTGGCCGAGGTCCACGCCCGAGTCGAGGATGCCGATCGTGATCCCGCGGCCGTCGGCCTTCGGGTTCTTCTTCACGAAGTCGACGGCACCGGTCTCGAAGGACGGGTTGTACGGGTTCTTCGCCGGGGTGTCCTTGCCGGGCGCGGCAGCGGTTCCCCGAGCGGCGGCCTTGGCGCCCTTGGCCCGGTCCGCCTTGGGCGTCGGGTCGTCGAGCTCGATCTCCTGGCGGAGGTCGATGCCGTGCACGCTGTCCAGCTTGGACGCCTTCTTGATGGCGTCCTCGGCCTGCGCGGTCGGCAGCGTGGCGCGGACGTAGCCGAGCTTGTCGTACCGCTTGCCGACCGTGCCGCCCTTCACGGCGTCGAGCTGGTCGGCGACCTGCTCGGTGGCACCGGGGGCGGTGGCGACCATCATGGTCACCGTCTTGTCGCCGTCGGCCTGGGCATCGGCGAGCAGCTGCGCGTCGGTCGAACCGAGCTTGTCCCCGGCCGACTTGACCGGGGTCGCCGCCGGGTCGTCCGCGGAGAAGGCGGGGGTCGGGCCGGCCGCCGCGAGGGCCGCCACCAGACCCGCCGCCATGGCTATCTGGGCCGCGCGTCTAGCACCCGTTCTGGGTGCGCGGGATTCGAGGGTCATCTGCATCCCTGTACGTGAAAGAGATGGTCCGCAATTCGGGACCGGATGACCGCATAGCTTTACGTAAGTGTCGGGTGTTTGGGGAGAGTTGTCCGAGGCGGGATGAGGCCATGGCGTACTTCCGCCATACGCCATCCGGCGCCGACGGGGTTTTGGGCCAGGCGGTGCCCGGAATCAGGTCGTCTTGGTGCGGGCGTAATGCCGGGAGGCTTTCGCTCGATTGCCGCAGATCGCCATGGAGCACCAGCGCCGGGTCCCGTTCCTCGACGTGTCGAAGAAGTGCAGGATGCAGGCGTCGTGCGAGCAGGCCCTGATCCGGTCGGGGGCGGTGCTCAGGAGCTCCAGGTAGTTGCGCGCGGCGAGCCACGCCGGCCCCCACGCCACGTCGTCGAACTCGGCGTGCTCACCGGGACCCTCGCTGGTCAGGGTCGCGCGGATGCGACCGTGCCCCAGCACCTCGTCGACCCGCGCGGCGGCGGCCGCATCACCGGGGCTGTCGACGATCGCCCCGATCGCGTCGCGGGCCTGCAGCAGATGGCGCAGGGTGGTCGCGTCCGCGTCGAACCGGTCGTCGAGACCGGTCGAGGCCAGCCAGATCCGGGCGCCGTCGACCCCGGTCAGCAGATCCTGGCGCTCGCCCTCGTGGATCCAGCGGGTATTGAGCAGATCGAGTGCGAGGGGCTCGCCGACGAGCGGGCGGGGGTCGGTCTCGGCGGACATGTCCGGCTCCTTTTCGGTACTAACCGGTCAAGGGTACGTCACCGGTTCGGGGCTTCTCGGCTAACGGGTCGTCACGGGAAGGTGGATTGCCTCTAACGTCTCCATGTGCACAAAGAACTGAGGGTCGCGGCCTACGCAGTGTGCGTACGGGATGATCAGGTACTGCTCGCCCGCTGGATCGCCGGTGACGGCAGCAGACGCTGGACCCTGCCCGGCGGCGGCATGGAGCACGGCGAGGACCCCTACGACACGGTGATCCGCGAGGCCGAGGAGGAGACGGGGTACGCCGTCCGGCCGGTGACGCTGCTCGGGGTGGACTCGATCCGCCGCCGCTATCCGCGCAAGCTCGGGGCGATGGCGGATTTTCAGGGGCTGCGGCTTGTGTATGAGGGTTTGGTGACCGGGGGCTCGCTGCGGCACGAGGAGGCCGGGTCCACGGACCTCGCCGCCTGGCACCCGCTGGACGCGGTGCCCGACCTGCCCCGGGTGGGGCTGGTGGACGTGGGCCTGTCGCTCTGGCGGGAGCGGCCGGCTGTGGGGCGGGTCTGATTTCTCCCCACCCCGCCCCTTCCCGAAATCCTGCGGAGCCTTCCGCCCTCCGGGCAGTGTCCTCAAACGCCGGACGGGCTGATGAAATCAGCCCGTCCGGCGTTTGAGGACATCAGTGACGGACGGGTGCCCACCCACCCCCGCCCCATAAGCCGGCGGCAGCCTTACGGGAAGGGGCGGGGTGGGGAAAATCCCGCCGAAGGCGCCCCCGTACCCCCGCGAATGAACGCAACGTAACCAACAGAGAACCCCGCAGCGAGAGCTGCATGACGTGCCCAACTCAAGGTTGATCCACGTACCGTGATCGGCCCAAAGCGTTGCGCACGCGTTAACGCGCAGGCCATCCCCATTGCCAACGATCCAGTAGGGCCCGGGACTTCGGTCCCGCCAAAGCCGAGCCCAAGCGATCGAACACGGGGAGACCGCGCCATGCCGCGCATACGCACAGTCGCCGAAGCCCTCGACCGCCGCACCTTCCTCACCGCCGCAGGCGCGGCCAGCGCAGCCACCGGACTCGGCCTGGCCCTGGGCCTAGGCGGCGGCGAGGCGGGCGCCGCCGCACCGCCCGCGGCCGCACCCGTCCGAGGCAGGCAGGCCCCACCGCCCGCGCTCGCCCCGTACACCAGGAACACCACGCTGCAGTCGGTGGCCAAACCGAGCGGCACCACCGGCTACCGCCGCCTGGGCAGCGGAACCGCCTGGCCCCGCCTCACCCGCACCGACCTCGCCGCCGCCAAGCCGAACCGCGCCACCCGCCGCAAGACCCTCGCCGCCTTCGTGCAATTCACCGACCTGCACATCGTCGACGTACAACACCCCCTGCGCTACGAGTACTTGAGGGCCCAGACCGCCAGCGCCTGGCGCCCCCAGGAGGCCCTGTCCGTGGCCGGCGCGGTCAGCCTCGTCGAGCGCGTCAACGCCCTGCGCGGCGCCCCCGCGACCGGCGCCCCGCTCAGCTTCGTCATGACGACCGGCGACAACACGGACAACAACTCCAAGGCCGAACTCGACTGGTTCCTCACCGCCATGAGCGGCGGCACCATCACCCCCAACACCGGTGACCCGCGCCGCTACGAGGGCGTACAGGACAGCGGGCTGAAGCTCTACTGGCACCCGGACGACGCCCTGCGCGACGCCGACAAGCGGCTCGGCTTCCCGCACCTCGACGGGTTCCTGGAAGCTGCCACCCGCCAGGTCCGCAGCCCCGGCCTCAACCTCCCCTGGTACTCCACCGTCGGCAACCACGACTCCCTGCCCGGCGGCTGCTTCGCACCCGGCGACGCCTGGCTGACGGACTTCGCCACCGGGGGCAAGAAGCTGATGGAGCTGCCCGAGGCGGAGGGCGCCGCCTTCTGGAAGTCCGTGAAGAAGGGCCTCGACCCGAAGGGCGCCCACTTCAAGGAACTCATCAAGTCCCAGTCGCGGAAGCTCCGTCCGGTCACCCCCGACCCCGCCCGCGCGCCCTTCACCCCGGCCGAGTACCTACAGGCCCACCTCGACCCGGCACACGCGGGCCACGGCCCCGTCGGGCACGGCTATACGCAGGCCAACCTGGCCTCCACCACCCAGTACTACGCCTTCGAGATCGCCGAAGGGGTCCTCGGCGTCAGCCTCGACACCACCGACCCGGGCGGCCACTACGAGGGCTCCCTCGGCACCGCCCAGCTCAAGTGGCTGGAGCGGACGTTGAAGGCAGCCGACAAGGACGGCGCGTACGTCGTCGTCTTCAGCCACCACACCAGCGCCAGCATGCGCAATCTGCGCACCGATCCCGCGCACCCCGGCGAGAAGCGGCACGGCGGCGACGAGGTCCTCCAGGTCCTCAAGGGGCACCGCTCCGTCGTCGCCTGGATCAACGGCCACAGCCACAAGAACAACATCACCCCGCACGGCGGCTTCTGGGAGGTCACCACCGCCTCGCACATCGACTTCCCGCAGCTGGCCCGCGTCATCGAGATCACCGACAACAAGGACGGCACGCTCTCCCTGTTCACCACGCTCATCGAGTCGGCCGCCCCGCACCGAACGGATTTCGCCGATCTCTCCCAGCCCGGACTCGGCGCGCTCTACCGGGAGCTGGCCTTCAACGCGCCCGGCGCCAAGCCCACGTTGGGCGGCGACCCAGAGGACCGCAACACCGAGCTGGTCCTGCGCAAAGGCTGAAAAGTGATCAACCCCCGCGACCCGCTCAACCCTCCCGGACCCGGGCGAGGTCCTGCCCGCTGACCGCAGTAAGTCGGAGGGGAACAGGGGAGTTCACATGGCAGTACGTACAGCACGACCGGTACGCGGCGCGCTGATCGGCATCGCGGTGGCGGGCGCGCTGACCGCGACCGCGTTCGCGGCACCCGCGCAGGCCGCGAGCGAGCGCTCGGACCACACCGGCACCCAGGCGGCCATGGACGCCGCAGTCAAGGACGGGGTCCCGGGCGTCGCCGGGCAGGCCATCGACAAGAGCGGGCGCTGGAAAGGCACTTCGGGCGTCGGCAACCTCAGGACGGGCAAGCCGCGCAGCGCGCACGACCGCTACCGGGTCGGCTCCATCACCAAGACCTTCGTCTCCACGGTGCTGCTCCAGCTGGAGGCCGAGGGGAAGCTCGACCTGGACGACAAGGTGGCCGAGTGGCTGCCGGGTGTGGTGGAGGGCCACGGTCACGACGGCAGCAGGATCAGCGTCCGGCAGCTGCTCAATCACACCAGCGGCATCTTCGACTACACCACGGACGACGGCTTCGGCCAGCGCGTGTTCGCCAAGGGGTTCCTGAAGCACCGCTACGACACCTGGACGCCAGAGCAGCTGGTGAAGATCGCCATGGGCCACAAGCCCACCTTCGAGCCGGGCGCCTCCTGGAGCTACTCCAACACCAACTACGTACTCGCCGGAATGATCGTCGAGAAGGTCTCGGGACGTCCGTACGCCGATGAGATCGAGCGGCGCATCATCGAACCCCTCGGCCTGCACGCCACCACCTCGCCGGGCACCGACGCGTCGGTGCCGAAGCCGAGTTCACGCGCGTACTCGAAGCTCTCCGCGGAGCCCAAGCCGACGGACAAGACGTACGACGTCACCGAGCTGAACCCGACCCTCGCGTCGGCGGCGGGCGACATGATCTCCGACTCCGGCGATCTGAACCGCTTCTACAGCGCGCTGCTGCGCGGCAAGCTGCTGCCGCCGGCCCAGCTCAAGGAGATGAAGGACACGGTGCCGATCGAGGGCGTGCCGAACGTGAGCTACGGCCTCGGCCTGATGCGCAACGAGCTGCCCTGCGGCGGCGTGGTCTGGGGCCACAGCGGCGGCATCCACGGCTCCTCGTCCCTGGCGCTGACCACGACCGACGGCAGCCATTCGCTCGCCCTGAACTTCAACGGCGACTGGTCGGGCGACAGCGACGCGGTCGCCGAGGCGGAGTTCTGCCCGAAGAAGTAGTCGGGAGCGCGCATGAGGAGGGGCGGGGCCCGCCGTCCGGGCCCCGCCCCTCCTCCCCCTCACCCCTCGGGCCGGCCGCTATCGGGGCAGCACCACCACGTACGCCGCCGGATCCCGGTCGCTCGACGCCATCAGTGCGGTGCGTACGACCTGGGCCTGCTGGTCCATCGCGTCGCGCAGCTTCTTCGGGGTGATGTGGACGACCGTGATGCCGAGCCGCTCCAAGTGCTCGCGCTTGCGGGCGTATTCGGACCACAGGGCGTCCTCGTCCTGGCGGGGTGCGCGGGTGTCGAGCTCCAACGCCACCGCCTGGTCGGGCCAGTAGGCGTCCACACCGCCGATGTGCGGGCCCCCCGGCAGCCGCAGGTCGACGTTCCACAGCGGGTCGGGCAGGCCGTGCTCGCTCACCAGCCGATACAGCCGGTCCTCGGCGATCGCCCGCCCCTCCGCGAGCAGCGAGTCCACGGCGTCCACCACGTGCGGGCGGGTGAGCAGCCGGGCCTGGTTCAACTCCTTGACGATGGCGGCCGGTTCGCAGTGTCCGCCGCGTACGGCCTCCGTGAGCAGCCGCCGCACGGCGCTGGCGTCCGCGAGCTGGGCGACCGCGTCGGCCAGCGCCCGCGGCACGGGCGCCACCGGCACTCCGGTGACCAGCTGCGGCCGGGGCAGCGCGTGGCTGCGGACCAGGTGCGCGGGGCCCGTGGAGCGCAGCCGGCGGGTGCGCGGCACCAGGACGTCGATGCGCTCCAGGGCGAGCAGCGGGGGAGCGGAGGAGAAGCGGTGCAGGGTGAGGGCGGCGAGCCCGGTGATCATCGCGTCGCCGTACGCGGCCGGGATCTCCGGCGCCGCGGCGGCGGCCGCGTCGACGGCCGGGCGACGGTTCGGCGGCAGCGAGGCGGCGGCCGCGGAGTCCGCCGACTGCTGCGGCAGCGTCACCTTCTCCCCGGGCGGCCGCCCCGCGTAGAGCAGCACCGCGTGCAGCCGCTCCTCGCTGGTGGGCGGGCCCGGGTGGAGCAGGAACACCCCGGGCAGGATCTGCTGCCAGGGCCCTCCGGGCCGGCACGCGGCGGTCAGGTCGGCGGCGGCGACGCCGTGCGCCCGGAGCTGGGCGGCGGTGAGGACGCGGGTGGTGGCGTCGGTGAGGTGGCTGAGGGGGCGGGGGGAGACCGGGGTGTTGTGGTTCATGAACGGGGGTTTCCCGCGGTCTGCCGCCGCTGTAACCGCTGTTACCGTCTCGTCGACAAATGCGGACAAGCTCGGGCTAAAGGACGAGCGTTCGACTGCCGAAAAGGGCTGGTCGCCGGGCGGGTTACGGGCCGGTGCCTGGCTGAGCGTCACGGATTCGTCCCCACCCCGCCCCTTCCCGAAAGTCCTCAATCGCCGGACGGGCTGATAAATCAGCCCGTCCGGCGATTGAGGACTTCAGTGACGGACGGCTTCCCACCCACCCCCACCCCGGAAGCCGGCGGCAGCCTTACGGGAAGGGGCGGGGTGGGGGAAAATCTCAGAGGTTGGAGAAGTCCGGCCCAGCGGTCCGAGTCCGCTTGATCTCGTAGAAGCCGGGCGTCGACGCCACCAGCAGCGTCCCGTCCCACAGCCGAGCCGCAGCCTCCCCCTGGGGCGCCGGGGTGACCACCGGCCCGAAGAAGGCGACCTCGGACCCCTCCGCACCCGGCACGGAAATCACCGGCGTACCGACCTCCTGCCCGACCTTCTCGATCCCCTCCGCGTGCGACGCCCGCAGCTCCTTGTCGTACTCGGACGAGTCCGCGTACTCAAGAAGGGAAGCGGGCAGCCCGACCTCCTCCAGCGCCGCGGCGATGGCCTCCCGCGTGGGGCCCTGACCCTCATTGTGGAAACGCGTGCCGAGCGCGGTGTACAGCGGCCCGACCACCTCGTCGCCGTGCTTCTGCTGCGCCGCGATGACCACGCGGACCGGAGCCCAGGCCTGCTTCAGGCCCTCGCGGTACTCCTCGGGGACGTCCTTGTCCTCGTTGAGGACGGCCAGGCTCATCACGTGCCAGTGCACCTCGACCGGACGGACCTTCTCGACCTCGAGCATCCAGCGGGACGTCATCCAGGCCCAGGGACACAGCGGGTCGAACCAGAAGTCGGCCTTGACCTTGTCGTTCGTCGGCTGGGCAGTCATTTCTCTCCTCAAGAAGCGATGCGGGTCTGCCCGCCCCAACGCGGACCGCGACGAGGGCATTCCCGGATGCCCTCGCTCTGTCCGGCATGGGAGGATCGGCAGGCATTCGAACAGATCACGTACGCGTCACAAAGGAGTGCCCGTGCCCGGTGAGAACCTGTCCCGCGACGAGGCCCGCGAGCGGTCCGCCCTGCTGTCCGTCGACGGGTACGAGGTGTCCCTCGACCTGCGGTCGGCGATCGGCGACGCCGAGGCTGAGCCGCGGACGTACCGGTCGGTGACGACGGTCCGGTTCCGCTGCAACGAGCCGGGCGCGGCCAGCTTCGCCGACCTCATCGCACCGAGCGTCACTGCGGTC
Proteins encoded in this window:
- a CDS encoding CGNR zinc finger domain-containing protein; this translates as MSAETDPRPLVGEPLALDLLNTRWIHEGERQDLLTGVDGARIWLASTGLDDRFDADATTLRHLLQARDAIGAIVDSPGDAAAAARVDEVLGHGRIRATLTSEGPGEHAEFDDVAWGPAWLAARNYLELLSTAPDRIRACSHDACILHFFDTSRNGTRRWCSMAICGNRAKASRHYARTKTT
- a CDS encoding NUDIX hydrolase, with the protein product MHKELRVAAYAVCVRDDQVLLARWIAGDGSRRWTLPGGGMEHGEDPYDTVIREAEEETGYAVRPVTLLGVDSIRRRYPRKLGAMADFQGLRLVYEGLVTGGSLRHEEAGSTDLAAWHPLDAVPDLPRVGLVDVGLSLWRERPAVGRV
- a CDS encoding TIGR03767 family metallophosphoesterase; the encoded protein is MPRIRTVAEALDRRTFLTAAGAASAATGLGLALGLGGGEAGAAAPPAAAPVRGRQAPPPALAPYTRNTTLQSVAKPSGTTGYRRLGSGTAWPRLTRTDLAAAKPNRATRRKTLAAFVQFTDLHIVDVQHPLRYEYLRAQTASAWRPQEALSVAGAVSLVERVNALRGAPATGAPLSFVMTTGDNTDNNSKAELDWFLTAMSGGTITPNTGDPRRYEGVQDSGLKLYWHPDDALRDADKRLGFPHLDGFLEAATRQVRSPGLNLPWYSTVGNHDSLPGGCFAPGDAWLTDFATGGKKLMELPEAEGAAFWKSVKKGLDPKGAHFKELIKSQSRKLRPVTPDPARAPFTPAEYLQAHLDPAHAGHGPVGHGYTQANLASTTQYYAFEIAEGVLGVSLDTTDPGGHYEGSLGTAQLKWLERTLKAADKDGAYVVVFSHHTSASMRNLRTDPAHPGEKRHGGDEVLQVLKGHRSVVAWINGHSHKNNITPHGGFWEVTTASHIDFPQLARVIEITDNKDGTLSLFTTLIESAAPHRTDFADLSQPGLGALYRELAFNAPGAKPTLGGDPEDRNTELVLRKG
- a CDS encoding serine hydrolase domain-containing protein, encoding MAVRTARPVRGALIGIAVAGALTATAFAAPAQAASERSDHTGTQAAMDAAVKDGVPGVAGQAIDKSGRWKGTSGVGNLRTGKPRSAHDRYRVGSITKTFVSTVLLQLEAEGKLDLDDKVAEWLPGVVEGHGHDGSRISVRQLLNHTSGIFDYTTDDGFGQRVFAKGFLKHRYDTWTPEQLVKIAMGHKPTFEPGASWSYSNTNYVLAGMIVEKVSGRPYADEIERRIIEPLGLHATTSPGTDASVPKPSSRAYSKLSAEPKPTDKTYDVTELNPTLASAAGDMISDSGDLNRFYSALLRGKLLPPAQLKEMKDTVPIEGVPNVSYGLGLMRNELPCGGVVWGHSGGIHGSSSLALTTTDGSHSLALNFNGDWSGDSDAVAEAEFCPKK
- a CDS encoding mycothiol-dependent nitroreductase Rv2466c family protein — its product is MTAQPTNDKVKADFWFDPLCPWAWMTSRWMLEVEKVRPVEVHWHVMSLAVLNEDKDVPEEYREGLKQAWAPVRVVIAAQQKHGDEVVGPLYTALGTRFHNEGQGPTREAIAAALEEVGLPASLLEYADSSEYDKELRASHAEGIEKVGQEVGTPVISVPGAEGSEVAFFGPVVTPAPQGEAAARLWDGTLLVASTPGFYEIKRTRTAGPDFSNL